The region GCCGGTTTACCAGGGATGTTGTAGTAATATCTTTCATCCAGTCCAATGAAATTACACGATGTGGAATGCCATAATGAGCACATATCTGCCGGGAGTGGTCAATCTCTGCATCCGCAGCCAGCTGCCCATAATCAAAGGTCAGACCAATCTGTACATCGTATTTTGCAGAAGCTATCGCAAGGGATGCGAGAGAATCCAATCCACTGCTGAGTAAACAAACCGCTTTCATTAACATACACCGGTATTCTTCCAGTACTCCCGGAGTATTATTTATAGATATCCCGTCGGAAATAAAAAATATAATACATATAATATAATATTATATAATATAATAATATAAAGGGTGAATTTTGTGACCGGCTTTAAAGATAAAGAAACTCTGAAATCCCAATTACAGAAAATGTACTGGATAGAAACATAAATGGAACAACTTGTCATATGGGAGTCATGCATCGAACTCATGGGAGAAGATCTGGATGCCCTTGAAAGACTTGCAAATGATTCAAACAAACACGGCCTGAAACTCAAAAACTGGATGGAAAAGACAGATATCCCACTTCCAGATAAAATACCAAGAGGGCTTCCTCAAAAAATATTTGATTTTGAGAATATGGATAGTCCCGAAATGTTCAAAGCAATAATGAAATATGAAATCCTTGCACGAGATGTTTACAAGAATATCACTGAGACCGAGCCCCATATAATTGAAGAACTGCTTCCTGATGAAAATGACCAGAAGGCTTTCATCAAGGACATGGAACATATCTCTAAAGAGGAAGAACGTCACAGGCAGATCTGTGAGGAAAGAGTCGGCGGATTTAAGACAATAAGGGGCAAAAGGTGAGGGGCTACCTGCCCTTACCAGACATAATCAGAACAATTTTGCCTTCGAGCCTATACCTTTATTTTTTGCTTTTTTATAAACCAGATTGGCGGTCACAATATCCTGTATCGCAAGTCCCGTTGAATCAAAAACTGTGACCTGAGAATCCGATTCACGGCCCTCATGCAGACCGGCAACTATCTGACCCAGCTGGGTGAAGATATCTTCTTGTCGGATGTAACCCTCTGAAAGGGGAACATTCACTTCCCCGGAATGGGTAGCCTGTGCCATATCATCGACCACAACCCTTGATTTCCGGAGGATGCAGGGATCCAGCTCTTCCTTGCCCCTGGCATCAGCCCCGATAGCATTGATGTGGATACCCTCCGCCAACCATTGTGCTTTGATGATTGGCTGTCTTGAAGGAGTGGTGGTTACCAGAATATCCGCATTGCAGGCTTTCTGGATACTATCAACCACTGTTATGTCACAGCATGCAACTGGTTCCATTCCTTCTTTGAATTTTTCCGCCCTTGAAGTGTCCAGATCAAACACATATACCTGCTCAAGATCGAAAACATTCGATATAGCCTCTAATTGTGTCCTGGCTTGGTTACCTGCTCCCACCATCCCCACGACACTGCTGCTTTCACGTGCAAGATATCGAGCTGCCACACCTCCTGCTGCGCCGGTGCGTATATCCGTGAGGTATGTACCATCCATCATGGCAAGGGGCGCACCAGTAGACGTGGAATTAAGTATAACAGTCGCCATAACCGTAGGCAAGCCTACCTTACGGTTTTCAGGATGAACATTTACTACCTTGACACCTGCAACATCCTCTTCCTCCAGAAAGGCGGGCATTGTGCGTAAATCACCATTATGTTCGGTAAAATAAAGATAGGATTTGGGTGGCATCTGTACCTTATTCCTGCCATGCTGGGCAAAGGCCATTTCCACTGCCTCCAGAGCTGAAGGCATGTCCAGCAGGGATTTCACATCATCCTGATCAAGCCATAGTATTTCCAAAAAATCACCATTAAAGGGTGGTTGCCAACAGGTATAAAACTTATCGAAAGAGATTTTCAGGTATGACATCTGCCGCAGGTAGCGCATCAGTCGAAAAACTCAAAAATAAACTGAAGGAACCTGCAGCCGACATAAGGTACCTTCTCTGCCGGGGATACAGGAGAAAAGGTGCAATCAGGTTTGTCAGCAACCATTACCGCCTGGCAGAGGAAGAAAGACACATCCTCACAAGACTTGTATTTGACCCGGAGACCGCAGCCAAGCGCAATGAGAAAAGGCTCACATGCTCTCAACTTAAAGGATGTGATATCTTCATAGACGGATACAATGTACTGATAACAATGGAAAGCGTGCTTCAGAATGAGACAGTATGGTTTGCAGACGATGGATTCCTGCGTGACACCCGCGGAATTTTCAAGAACCACACCAATACAACTACAACCTATCAGGCGGTCGATGAGATGCTGACCACACTCTCGGTACTGGCAGTAAATTCTGCAACAATCCTTCTTGACAGCCAGATGAGCAACAGCGGTAAACTTGCACAATATATCCGCAGGAGAGCAACAAAATACCCTTTCACGGTAGAAGTCAGGACATCAAAAAATGTGGATTTCGACCTCAAACAGGCAGGCCATCTTGGAGTTATCGCAACCGCTGACAGCGTCATTGTGGATGCCGTGGAAAGGGCGGCCGACCTAACTGCATGCTGGATGAAGATAAAAGGCATCCAGGGAGAGAGCATTGGGGATAACTGATGATTTGATCGCAACAAAATATTGTGATTATATACCCAAAAGTAGCCTCAAATAGAATACAAATATAAACTTAATTTCATATTATGTATTATGTATGAATTGGTATCTCCCATCAACACCTATGCTGTAGCCAAATACATAGGTTACCTGTTGATGATATTTGCCTTGGTTTTAACCGTACCGGTGGGAGCGGCATTACTGCTGGGCGATTTTTCATCTGCCTATTATTATGCACTCACATCTATCATTACAGGAATGTTAGGGTTTGCAATCTATAAGGTACTCCCGGAATATGAGCTGGAAACAAAGGATGCCATTGTACTTGCAGCTCTTGCATTCCCACTTATATCTGTCGTTTCATCCATACCAATGTCCCTTACAACGGGTATGCCTTTTATTGATGCATTCTTTGAGAGCGTTTCCGCAACTACCACCACAGGACTCAGTGTGGCCCCCACTGATGCAGGACCTGTTTTCCTGTTTAGCCGGGCATGGTCCCAATGGGTAGGTGGTATAGGCATCATACTGATAGCCCTCTCGGTATTTGTCAACCCCGGAGCCTCTGCTTTCAGGATATACAAAGCATATTCCGGTGAAAAACCGATAAAACCAACCGTGGTTTCAACCACACGCCTGATTGGGAAAATCTATGTGGCAATAACGGTTATTGCAACAGCCATTCTTCTGCTGAGTGGTATGTCACTGTTCGACGCGATAGCACACGGCCTGAGCAGTGTCTCAACAGGTGGCTTTTCCACAAGACCAGGCAGTGTCGGGGAATTCGGGCATATTCTAGTCCCCCTGACTATCGCCATAGCCTGTATAATGGGGGCAATCAATTTTGAACTGTACCCAGAGGTCCTCAAAAATCCCAAAAAAATAGCAGAAAACCTTGAACTCAGGTATTTTTTCATCATTGCGGGCATAGGGACTCTTATCTTCACTTTTTCTATTTTGCAAGACCCTGGAATACAGCTGGGGACTACTGAAATCGCCTTTCAGGTCATATCTGCCCTCACAACAGCAGGTTTTTCAACCCTTGACATGTCGGTTTTGCCCGATTCATCAAAGGCAGCCCTAAGCGGTCTTATGTGGATAGGAGGAAGCATAGGTTCCACAGCTGGCGGAATCAAGATATTCCGACTAATAGTACTTGCGGGGCTTATCCGGTTTGTATTCCTGCGCTTCTTTCTGCCCAAAGAAACGGTCACACCATTCAGGATCAGAGGCCGCATTATAGAAAACGATGAAATGTACCAGATAACAGTTTTCGTGGCCCTTTATGTGGTCATCGTTATTGTTTCAACATATATCCTGATGCTTCATGGCATTGGTACGGAAAATGCCATATTTGAGGTTTCAAGTGCACTTGGTACAGTCGGCCTTTCTGCAGGGGTAACAGATGCAACTATGCCTTCAATACTTAAACTTGTGTTGTGTTTTGACATGCTTCTTGGAAGGATTGAAATCATACCAATACTAATATTGTTTATGCCGAGGACCTGGATACAGGGAGCAAGATAAGGAGTAATATAAATGAGAGTCATAATAGTAGGCGGTGGGGCGTTGGGACAACATTTGACCAAGAACCTGATCGAGCAGGGATACGAAATCATCCTGATAGAACGGGATGCTGAACATGCCAAAAAACTTGCCGAGTCATTTGATTGTACGATCATCAATGCCGAAGGAACCAAGCCCGACATACTTGAAAAAGCAGAAATCGAGAAAGCTGATGCTGTTGTCGCCTGTACAGATAACGACCAGAACAATATCCTGATAGGCTTGATAGCCAGAAGTTCCAATACTGAAAAAATTATTGTCAAAACAAATGAAGAGCAGTTCATGGCAGTGGCAAGGAAACTGGGATTCCGTCATATCATTAATCCTTCGAACACTTCTTCCATGATAATATCGGATGTACTAAGAGGTGTGGACACAATGGAACTAAGTAACCTTGTACGTTCCAATGTACGTTTCATCAGTACAATCATAGGCGATAAAACTGCTGGAAAGCATCTTTCAGAACTCTCCCTTCCCTCAGAAAGTGCATTTGTAGGCCTCTACCGAGAGTCAAATTTTATTCTGGCAGGAGAGGATCCCAAAATTAAGAAGGGAGACGAGTTAGTGGTAGTCACAAATAGTGACCAGATGAACACAATATATGACCAGTTCGATGAAAGCGGGGTATGATAATTTACTTTGTTATACATTTTTCAGAGGCAACAGTTAGATACATAAGAGACATAGATCATATATTCTATGATTATAAAATATAATAGGGAGTGTAATGAATGCCAGAAGAAATGAGTCCTGAGGAAATGGAACAAAAGAAAGAAATGGTAATATCCATGTGCATATGCCCAAGCTGTCCCTCGTGGGTCGAATGCGGGGAAAAGGGAGGCTATTGCTTCCCAACCATCGGCAAAAGTGACTGTATTAATGAAGAGAGTGGCTGTATCTGCGGAGGATGTCCGGTAACCGAAGAGATGGGGCTTACTAACGTCTATTACTGTACCAGGGGATCCGAGAAGGAACAGCTTGGGAAGTAATCCTTCCATAATATCTTTTTTTGAACATACATATTCCGTGCAGTACGTCAGGGAAAATATATTGTAATTTTATATGTGCCCACATTGAACCTGCATATCCCGCAAATCCCTCCTGGAAAACAAAAGTAAGATAGCAAAATGTGATACAATGTCCAAATACCGATGCGAGATCTGTAATGTTTTTGAGTACGACGACGATAGGGGAAATTCACTTACGGATATCAAGCCGGATACAAAACCCGAGGATTTCCCTGATGACTGGGAATGTCCTATCTGTAAAGCGAATAAGACCCACTTAAAACCCATAAAAGAGAAGAAGGCTCAGACCCATGTCGATGAAGTTGTAACCTGTCCCCACTGTGGTGCAAAAAGCAGGATGTCAATAACCACCCTCGACAAGGAGCTGGGTGGGTATCTGGGGGAGTGGAAAAGGGAATCAGATGAACTGGAAAGCCATATGTCAGATATCCACCAGATATCCGTCACAGGTGAATCCATAATCGAACCCATGAGAACAAAAATGGACGTGGTCTCCTGGGACGATATACTTATAAAAGGGGCCCAACTTGCAAAACTTCCTTTAAACCACGAAGAAGCAGTGAATACTGGTACAACAATCGGTCCAAAAGCAAAACAACCCCCTATGATAGATACTCCTCTTTACATTACCCATATGTCATACGGAGCACTCTCCAGGGAGGTCAAGATCTCCCTGGCAACCGGGAGTGCTGCTGTGGGAACCGCCATGTGTTCAGGGGAAGGCGGAATCCTGCAGGAATCTTTTGAAAAGGCACACAAATACATATTCGAATACGTACCCAACAGGTACAGTGTCACTGATGAGAATCTCAAAAAAGTGGATGCCATCGAAATAAAGATCGGCCAGTCAGTAAAACCCGGGATGGGAGGACAATTGCCGGCCGAGAAAGTAACTCCTGAAATTGCAAAAGTCAGGGGATTTCCTGAAGGAGTGGATGTTATATCTCCGTCCCGGTATGAGGACATTAAGAACAAAGATGACCTCAAGAACAAGGTTTCATGGCTCAGGGAAAAATCCGGGGGCAAACCAATCGGCATCAAGATAGCAGCAGGCAATATCGAAGCAGATCTTGAGGTTGCAATCCATGCAGAACCTGATTTTATTACAATCGACGGGAGACCAGGAGCAACCGCGGCTGCAAAGAAGTTTGTCAAACAGGCAACCTCAATGCCTACACTGTTCGCCCTGTACAGAGCCAGGAAATTTCTGGATGACAGGAACATAAAGGACATCTCACTGGTAATCACAGGTGGCCTGAGGGTTTCCTCTGATTTTGCAAAGGCACTTGCAATGGGAGCCGATGCCATAGCAATAGGTACTGCCGCTCTTATGGCATGTGCATGCCAGCAATATCGTTTGTGTGACACCGGACAGTGTCCTGTAGGGGTTACCACCCAGGATCCGGAGCTTCGAAAGAGACTGAAGATCGAATATTCGGCTAAAAAACTGGAGCATTTCCTGAGAGTTTCAACGGAGGAACTGAAGGATTTTGCCCGGTTGACTGGCAACGATGATGTCCATAAATTAAGCACAGAGGACCTGTGCACCACAAACACGGAAATTTCAGGAAATACTGATATCGGGCATGTCTGATAAAAGACATGTCACTTTTTTCCCACTTACGGGACAAAAACATAATTATCCGATCAGGATTACATTAAATCCGGATGAAAAAAATAGGAATACTCATAACCGATCCTGAAGACTGGACCACAAAATCTCTAATAGAAGCCGCGTCTAGCAACCGCATTAATCCTATCCCGATTAATCTTGCAGATGCAGAAGTGACTATCGGGACAAACATAACCTATCACGCAGGTAAAATTAACCTGCATGATCTTGATGCCATCATTGTGAGGGATGCCGGCGGAGGCAATGGGGAAGGAGTCATTTTCAGGTTTGACATTTTACGCCAGTTGGAAAGCTGTGGGATACCTGTTATCAATTCACCGGCATCAATCCAGAATGCAGCAAACAAATATCATGCTACATACCTTCTGGCAGAAGCAAATATACCGGTACCTCCTACAAAAGGTGTTCAGGATATAGAAAATGCCATGAATGCCCTGGAATCATTCGGGGATGCTATCATCAAGCCCTTATTCGGGTATAAAGGCATGGGAATATCCAGAATCAAGAATGGACAACTAATCCTTCCTGATGGGAATTTGGATGATACACCGGCAAGGGAATTTGTGAGCAGGATGATGAATGAGAGGAAGATGTTATACATCCAGAAATATATAGCAAATCCCGGCAGGGACATACGTGCCTTTGTTGTTGGGGATGAAGTAATCGGGGCCATCTACAGAAAAGCGGAAAAGGGATGGTTAAACAATCTCAGCCAGGGTGGAAATACTGAAAAATGTATGCTGGAAAAAGAGCAGGAAGAACTCTGTATCCGTGCATGTGAAAAAATAGGGGCCGAATATGCAGGAGTGGACCTGATAGAAGGAAAAGACGGTAACATGGTGCTGGAAGTCAATGCAACTCCTTCCGGGGCAGGTATTTATAGAACATGGGGAATAAATCCGGCAGAGAAGATAATAGACCACCTTATGGAAAGACTCTGACCTGATTTCCTAAAGAGGACGTTGAAATGTTTACCTACAAACAATGTATTGTGATCCGACAGGACCTGAAATTATCAAAGGGAAAACTTGCAGTACAGGTGGCCCATGCAGCAGTGTCAGCATCCGAGAAGGCAGATTCCAGAATATATTCAAAATGGAAAGCCGAAGGACAGAAGAAAGTAGTGCTCAAAGTGCCCGCCGAAAGGGACCTTTATGAGTTGAGGGAAATCGCCCGGGCCCAGAACATTCCAACCGCCCTGATACAGGATGCCGGCCTGACCGAGATAAAGCCGGGCACTGTCACTGCTCTTGGCATAGGGCCCGCAACAAACGAAGATATAGAACGTATTACCGGTTCCCTGAAATTGCTTTAAAGGATGATACAATGGGGAAAAAGGGGTTCATTTTACTGGTAGCCCTGATTGGCATACTTGTCTATATCGGCGGCCAGAATCCGGAAATTCTGCAGGAAAAAATTCCTATACCCGCTGACAGGAGTATGGAAACTGCCTACGAACTCGATACACAAACCCTGACATACCCACAGGTAAACATTCTTGATCAAAAATATGACGAAAAACCCACCCAAAGTAATATACTGTCCCCGGGCTACAGCATATCAAGTGCTTACAGTTATGGTGAACCTGTCCGGAAAAATACCGGTATGCTCAAAATGACCATCACAAATACGGGAAATAGTGAAATTTACGTATATGGATACGGCCTCCGGCCGGCAAGTGGAAGTGGCATATTCGATTTTGAAAGTGGATACCTGATACCTCCGGGAGAACAAAAAGAACTGGGATATGCCTGTTTTGACGTACCCGACAAAATGACAATAAAACTAGAGCCTTTTATAAAGATAATGGCAGCTTCCGAATCGGGTAAATGGCACGATTATGGGATGCAGAATTTTGACACAATTGAAATCAAAACCCGGGCGGCTGCAGCAGAAGTGAATCCACAATATACGTACAACCCGGCCTATCTTTTCGAAAAGATAAACTCCCTTGTCAATTCATCCGATCCACAGGTCAGAAGCAAAGCTGCAAAAGCAGCAAAAGAATATCCCGGCAAATACAATATTTACCAGGTATGTGCCCTCTATGATAATTTAATAGAAGATGTGGATTATATCAGCGATCCAAGGGGATCGGATTACTGGGTCGGGCCGGGTGAGACCCTGGAAATCGGGGCAGGAGATTGTGATGATTACGCCATCACAATGGCTTCCCTGGTAGAAGCAATTGGGGGCACATCCCGGATATACCTGACCGAAACACATGCCTATGCGGCAGTTTACATAGGAACAGAGGAAGACCTCGATCGTATCTCGGGGGCCATGGAGCAATACTACGGATGTGTGCCCATATATTATGCAACCGACAAATATGGTTGCTGGTTACTTCTTGACCCCTCGGCAGGCATGTATGCAGGAAGCCTGCCGGTGGAAACCGCTCCCACAGAAAACGGCTGGACATACACCAGGCAAACAAATGTAACAGTAATAGATATTGCCGCAAGATGAGGATTATCCATGCAAGTGCCTGATATAGAAAAACAAACCGGTATCGACCTTTATGTGACCGAAACAGAAGGTATCGGCGGAAAGTTGAAACAAATTAGTGAAGATTTTGTTGTTGAGGAAGTCACGGAGAGGGAGGAAGGCAAGGAAGGTAAATACCTGATCCTCGAACTTACGAAAAAGAACTGGGAAACCCACCACCTGATAAGGGACATGTCCCGAATTATGGGAATCAGTTCCAAAAGGTTTGGTTTTGCCGGTACCAAGGATAAAAGGGCACTTACCACCCAGCGTATAAGTATATACGACCTTGAGGCTGAAGATATTGAAAGGATAAAACTTAAAGATGTGAATTTGAAAGTACTGGGCAGCTCCAACAAAGATGTGGGATTGGGAGACCTTGTGGGAAATAAATTCAAAATCATTGTCCGGGATATTGACCTGCCAGAGGAGGAACTTGATAGCAGACTCCTGAGTATCACTTCCACAATAAGAAAGCTTGATGGAGTACCCAACTTTTTCGGGATCCAGAGATTTGGCTCCCGCCGTCCCATCACCCACCTTGTGGGAGAATCGATAGTAAGGGGAGATATTGAGAAAGCTGCAATCGATTATATTGGTTTGAGTTTTCCAGATGAGCATGAGAAAACAAGGCTTGTGCGAGACCGTTTCTATAAGGAGCGCAACTATATTGAAAGCCTGAAAGAATATCCGGTTCAGTTGCGCTACGAAAGGGCAATGATGCACTATCTTGTGAACAATCCGGACGATTTTGCAGGAGCATTCGGAGAATTGAGTTCCAATATGCGGAATATGTTTGTCCATGCCTACCAGTCATATATCTACAATCGGATAATCTGCAGGAGAATCCGGGAAAAACTGCCCCTCAATGAAGCAATTGAAGGTGATATCGTGTGCTTTAAGAATAAACAGGGGCTGCCCGATACCTCCCGGCTTGAAACTGTAACATTCTCCAAGGTAAAAGGAATCAATAATCTGATTCGCAGAGGCAGAGCTTTTGTGACAGCCCCACTGATCGGCACATCCACCGAATTTACGAACAGCGCACCGGGCAATATAGAAAAAGAAATACTCCATGAGACAGGTGTTGAACAGAAAGATTTCCGTATTCCCGAAATCCCTCGTATCACCTCAA is a window of Methanohalophilus mahii DSM 5219 DNA encoding:
- a CDS encoding DUF2769 domain-containing protein; its protein translation is MPEEMSPEEMEQKKEMVISMCICPSCPSWVECGEKGGYCFPTIGKSDCINEESGCICGGCPVTEEMGLTNVYYCTRGSEKEQLGK
- a CDS encoding DUF434 domain-containing protein, with protein sequence MTSAAGSASVEKLKNKLKEPAADIRYLLCRGYRRKGAIRFVSNHYRLAEEERHILTRLVFDPETAAKRNEKRLTCSQLKGCDIFIDGYNVLITMESVLQNETVWFADDGFLRDTRGIFKNHTNTTTTYQAVDEMLTTLSVLAVNSATILLDSQMSNSGKLAQYIRRRATKYPFTVEVRTSKNVDFDLKQAGHLGVIATADSVIVDAVERAADLTACWMKIKGIQGESIGDN
- the mptN gene encoding tetrahydromethanopterin:alpha-L-glutamate ligase, which produces MKKIGILITDPEDWTTKSLIEAASSNRINPIPINLADAEVTIGTNITYHAGKINLHDLDAIIVRDAGGGNGEGVIFRFDILRQLESCGIPVINSPASIQNAANKYHATYLLAEANIPVPPTKGVQDIENAMNALESFGDAIIKPLFGYKGMGISRIKNGQLILPDGNLDDTPAREFVSRMMNERKMLYIQKYIANPGRDIRAFVVGDEVIGAIYRKAEKGWLNNLSQGGNTEKCMLEKEQEELCIRACEKIGAEYAGVDLIEGKDGNMVLEVNATPSGAGIYRTWGINPAEKIIDHLMERL
- the truD gene encoding tRNA pseudouridine(13) synthase TruD yields the protein MQVPDIEKQTGIDLYVTETEGIGGKLKQISEDFVVEEVTEREEGKEGKYLILELTKKNWETHHLIRDMSRIMGISSKRFGFAGTKDKRALTTQRISIYDLEAEDIERIKLKDVNLKVLGSSNKDVGLGDLVGNKFKIIVRDIDLPEEELDSRLLSITSTIRKLDGVPNFFGIQRFGSRRPITHLVGESIVRGDIEKAAIDYIGLSFPDEHEKTRLVRDRFYKERNYIESLKEYPVQLRYERAMMHYLVNNPDDFAGAFGELSSNMRNMFVHAYQSYIYNRIICRRIREKLPLNEAIEGDIVCFKNKQGLPDTSRLETVTFSKVKGINNLIRRGRAFVTAPLIGTSTEFTNSAPGNIEKEILHETGVEQKDFRIPEIPRITSKGRRREILLNVKPAYTIEDDELNEGKKKVILEFCLPKGSYATTILREYMKAEPADMS
- the ala gene encoding alanine dehydrogenase — protein: MEILWLDQDDVKSLLDMPSALEAVEMAFAQHGRNKVQMPPKSYLYFTEHNGDLRTMPAFLEEEDVAGVKVVNVHPENRKVGLPTVMATVILNSTSTGAPLAMMDGTYLTDIRTGAAGGVAARYLARESSSVVGMVGAGNQARTQLEAISNVFDLEQVYVFDLDTSRAEKFKEGMEPVACCDITVVDSIQKACNADILVTTTPSRQPIIKAQWLAEGIHINAIGADARGKEELDPCILRKSRVVVDDMAQATHSGEVNVPLSEGYIRQEDIFTQLGQIVAGLHEGRESDSQVTVFDSTGLAIQDIVTANLVYKKAKNKGIGSKAKLF
- a CDS encoding transglutaminase-like domain-containing protein, yielding MGKKGFILLVALIGILVYIGGQNPEILQEKIPIPADRSMETAYELDTQTLTYPQVNILDQKYDEKPTQSNILSPGYSISSAYSYGEPVRKNTGMLKMTITNTGNSEIYVYGYGLRPASGSGIFDFESGYLIPPGEQKELGYACFDVPDKMTIKLEPFIKIMAASESGKWHDYGMQNFDTIEIKTRAAAAEVNPQYTYNPAYLFEKINSLVNSSDPQVRSKAAKAAKEYPGKYNIYQVCALYDNLIEDVDYISDPRGSDYWVGPGETLEIGAGDCDDYAITMASLVEAIGGTSRIYLTETHAYAAVYIGTEEDLDRISGAMEQYYGCVPIYYATDKYGCWLLLDPSAGMYAGSLPVETAPTENGWTYTRQTNVTVIDIAAR
- a CDS encoding potassium channel family protein, with the translated sequence MRVIIVGGGALGQHLTKNLIEQGYEIILIERDAEHAKKLAESFDCTIINAEGTKPDILEKAEIEKADAVVACTDNDQNNILIGLIARSSNTEKIIVKTNEEQFMAVARKLGFRHIINPSNTSSMIISDVLRGVDTMELSNLVRSNVRFISTIIGDKTAGKHLSELSLPSESAFVGLYRESNFILAGEDPKIKKGDELVVVTNSDQMNTIYDQFDESGV
- a CDS encoding glutamate synthase-related protein, with translation MSKYRCEICNVFEYDDDRGNSLTDIKPDTKPEDFPDDWECPICKANKTHLKPIKEKKAQTHVDEVVTCPHCGAKSRMSITTLDKELGGYLGEWKRESDELESHMSDIHQISVTGESIIEPMRTKMDVVSWDDILIKGAQLAKLPLNHEEAVNTGTTIGPKAKQPPMIDTPLYITHMSYGALSREVKISLATGSAAVGTAMCSGEGGILQESFEKAHKYIFEYVPNRYSVTDENLKKVDAIEIKIGQSVKPGMGGQLPAEKVTPEIAKVRGFPEGVDVISPSRYEDIKNKDDLKNKVSWLREKSGGKPIGIKIAAGNIEADLEVAIHAEPDFITIDGRPGATAAAKKFVKQATSMPTLFALYRARKFLDDRNIKDISLVITGGLRVSSDFAKALAMGADAIAIGTAALMACACQQYRLCDTGQCPVGVTTQDPELRKRLKIEYSAKKLEHFLRVSTEELKDFARLTGNDDVHKLSTEDLCTTNTEISGNTDIGHV
- a CDS encoding TrkH family potassium uptake protein; translation: MYELVSPINTYAVAKYIGYLLMIFALVLTVPVGAALLLGDFSSAYYYALTSIITGMLGFAIYKVLPEYELETKDAIVLAALAFPLISVVSSIPMSLTTGMPFIDAFFESVSATTTTGLSVAPTDAGPVFLFSRAWSQWVGGIGIILIALSVFVNPGASAFRIYKAYSGEKPIKPTVVSTTRLIGKIYVAITVIATAILLLSGMSLFDAIAHGLSSVSTGGFSTRPGSVGEFGHILVPLTIAIACIMGAINFELYPEVLKNPKKIAENLELRYFFIIAGIGTLIFTFSILQDPGIQLGTTEIAFQVISALTTAGFSTLDMSVLPDSSKAALSGLMWIGGSIGSTAGGIKIFRLIVLAGLIRFVFLRFFLPKETVTPFRIRGRIIENDEMYQITVFVALYVVIVIVSTYILMLHGIGTENAIFEVSSALGTVGLSAGVTDATMPSILKLVLCFDMLLGRIEIIPILILFMPRTWIQGAR
- the pth2 gene encoding peptidyl-tRNA hydrolase Pth2; the encoded protein is MFTYKQCIVIRQDLKLSKGKLAVQVAHAAVSASEKADSRIYSKWKAEGQKKVVLKVPAERDLYELREIARAQNIPTALIQDAGLTEIKPGTVTALGIGPATNEDIERITGSLKLL